Below is a window of Dromiciops gliroides isolate mDroGli1 chromosome 5, mDroGli1.pri, whole genome shotgun sequence DNA.
aggtgggaggggaacaATCCAGGAAATTTAATGGGtataagggaggggaaaaaagatcaaAACATGGGAGCCAATCATGATTCTAGGATAAAAGAATTTCAGTTATAGAGGGATCTTAGAAGTTATCTaatacaaatacctcattttacagataatgaaacttgaggcctagagaggtaaatatttgttgaatggaatggcTAAGTCAGTCTTGTGGGAAATACAGTGAGGAAGACATGGggttgggggaaaggaagggacagGATGGGAGGCTGGGAGAATTTCTATTAAAGAGAAACATGAAGTAGAacataagggaagagaaaggggacaaAGAGACCAGGGATATTGATAggaccttttcctttcccttctaatctctctcccccttccacccTATTTCCCAATTCTTGTTTCCTCCTGTCTGTCCCAATGTCCCTCACAATACaaacctctctccttccctattGCCACCCCCCAATCCTTTCTTTTGTCAACTATAGTTCCCCTTAATATACCTCTCCAAACTCAGGTTTCCAACTTATCTGGAATCTACCCTCTTTCCTTGCTCCTCCAAACCCAGACTGGGACCTTTGGTGGCTCAGAGTATATTGGGAATGGAGATGAGAACAAATCCACCTTCTATTTGTACAGAGAATGAACTTTTATGGCCACTGGtttatttaatcctcagaacAAGCCTATGAGGCAGGCAGAGTTCTCATCCCAATTCCAACAAGAATTAACTATAACTTTGAGGAAGCCTCTactcttctctgggtcttagttgcCTTCTCTGTAAGGTAATGAAACTGAGTTCCTGGTAGACAGATTAGGGGTGAGGGGAAGTGGTAAAACACTAGGGAAGGTGGTAAGACGTATGTTGGTGGATGACTATATCCTACCTTCCCTTAGAAGGATGAAGTTCCATTCAACTTTagtctttccactttttttttttaaagtgaggcacttggggttaagtgacttgcccagggtcacacagctaataagtgtcaggtcctcctgaatctagggccggtgctctatccactgtgccacctagctgccccagtccttccACTTTAAGAGTATGATCTTCATTgtagagctgaggaaactgaggctcaggaacaGAACTAGGACTAAGCCCTCAGTCTCCTGTCTCCTGTCTCCTGTGTCTTTATTCAGCCTTCTACATCACAGTGTGGAGTgatattttctcctatttcctcCCCATACTTGGGGCTTTCACTTCTCTGAACCCTCAGAGCAATACATGAGATGGTAAGTAGTAACCTGAGATAGCacccatctcatttgatccaccaTATATGTACAGTGTACAAATATGGGCATTGACACACAGCCGTGGGGAGTACGTGTGTGTACAAGGGCCCTGGGCACCTTGTCCACCAGGTCCGGGGCAGCGTTTCCTCAGGCCAGGCTGTTGCCGTGGAGTTGGTGCTGACCTTACAGCTGGTGCTGTGTGTCCTGGCTTCCACTGACAGCCGCCAGACCCCAGGCTCTCCTGCTGCTATAATTGGGATCTCTGTGGCTCTGGGCCACCTAATTGGGGTAAGGTGATTTACCGCTGAAGGGGGCAGGGAaacaggaagggggaagagagagaaagccctCCTACCCTTAGACTAGATTTCCTTggctgggtggggggtgggaggacaGATTAGAGAGACAGAAAACTGGAGAGATCCAGGAAAATCCCATTGCAGTCTCAGGAATAACTCCTTCCTCCTCAAGTTGCTCTCAAATTTCCAATAGCTACAATCCCCTCTGCTACCAAGAGATGATTTGGGGATGGGACAGTAGCACCCACACTTATGGCCCAGTTGCCCCTTCAAGGGAGGAGGTGAGGGTGCGGGGTGGACAGGTTTTCCTGTCTGGCCCCCTATGATGCTCATCTCACTCTTCTTCCAAATCCCCCCTTGTCTTCTCTCAGATCTATTTcactggctgttccatgaacccAGCTCGCTCCTTTGGCCCAGCTGTCATCGTTGGCAAGTTCTCTGTCCATTGGGTGAGATCCTGGGCCTGGGAGGCAAATGACCCAGTGAGGACAAGTAGAAGAGGAGGGAGTTCAGCTAGCCCAGGGGTTTACTAGGAtactggaaatggaaaggaagcagCAAAGCACACAAAGACCTTGTCTCACTTCCTTGGTCATGTAAGGGGAAAGCTAGAGGTTCCCCAACCTAGGCAGGCTTTCCTGGTTGGCCAACCCCAAGATAACCCTCTGACCTGGGCAGGGCCTGCTGGGAAGTAGAGAAGACAAACAAGTAGTTGAGCCTGTTTTTGTCTCCGGtttatagcctcagacacttagctgtttCCTTATTCAGCTTCTCCAGCCACGACTGGTTTCTAAACTTAAAGAAAATAACCAGATACAGAAACATAACTTAAATTCTTTACTGAAGAGttggagggaaggatggaagaattAGTAGGGAAAATGGCACCCTCCCCTCATCCTTACACTTGAGGGAAGGCTCTACTATTCATGTGGTGAGGCTTTGGAGAAAGTTTACTAGACTAGAAAATGGGGCACTTGAGTTTTCTACTCTAGGTGTTGGACTCTACAGGGGTATCTCACCTGCCTGCACCTATAGGATTGCCTGAATATCGTTGGGAGCTCAGGATCAGGTCAACAATAGAGGAGATGGGAGCTCAGAGCTATCCACAGTCTCTGGGTGGCTCAAAGGCTTATGGATCCATTTTTCTTTGTGCCTGCAGATCTTCTGGGTGGGACCACTGACAGGCGCTGTCCTGGCATCTCTGATCTACAACTTCATCTTGTTTCCAGACACCAAGACTCTGGCTCAGAGGCTGGCCATTTTAACAGGCACCACCACAGAACCTGAGGAGATGGTGCCTCGAAAGAATGACCCAGAGCCCATTTCAGGGGGTGTTGAGATACCCAACTTGGTATAGAGTCCTTATGTCCTAGTATGTACCCTGCAGCGTCGGGAGGGACAGGAGTATGAATTGTCAGTCAAGAATGTTTAGGGCGAGTGGCAGCAGTGAGCAGCTGGCCAAGGAAATCTGGGGCACCTTGGTTAGGGAGAGAGCTTGTGTCCTGCCTTGTTGTGAAAATGAGTTTCAAGGGGAGGgttgagggaaaaggaaaagagaagacaggtTGTCACTAACCCTCCTAGAAAATTCTGGCCAGAATAAAGCTCCAGAGTGAGTCTGGATCACCTTCATCTCTTAGTGGCTGGGAGAAGCAAGGGAACCCTGACCACTTACCACCACCACTTGACCTAGAACCCAGGGGGAGGCCCAGACTTGTAACAAATTTGTATTTGTGCTAGTCAATGGGGAAGTTAAAAAGATCAGTAAGATACCAGTTCCTACTCTCAAAAAAGCTTAGTCTAGTAGAGacgatttttaaaaaagaggtaaCTATAATTCAGAATAGAACAAAACTAAAATATAGGAAAGGTACTAGGGCTATGTGAGATTTGAGGGTGGATTACTCCCCACTTTTGGAAAGGAATCAGGGAAATATGGAAAAGGTAGTACTTGAACTGGAGCACAGAGGATGGGCAGAAATTCAATAGGTAGAGATGGTATTTCAGGACTAAAGTACAAACTATAAAGGCTGTCTACATAAAAGCCTGGGACCATGGATAGGAAAAAACAAGCAATCCAGTTTATCTAGAGTATATATTGTGGTGAATAGTATAAAAGCAGGTTAAAAAGGTTGGGTGGCATGAGACTAAGGAGTGCTTTGAATGATAAAGGAGTTGAGATTATCACACAGATAGCAAAGGTTTTGAGCAAAGATGTGGCAAgattcctggggcagctatgaatgaatgaaagaaaaaagcatttcccAAGGCTTACTTCTTGCTAGGCACTGTGTCTTAGCTGGAGGATACAGAACAAAGagcaagacagtctctgtcctcaaaaagcttacattctaaaagaggGAGTGATTTGGTTTGGGAAAGCACGAACATGGTAAGGATCGTTATGGGCCCGTTTGGGGCAGCTCCTTTCGGGAATGACTGTGGATTGGATTATTGTTCTCAGAACTATAGGTGGAAGAGGGGCAGGAAGAATATGGCAGGATTGGAGCGATGTGGTGGGCCTGGGGTAGGCTACATATGGCAAACTCTACCCAGTCAGAAGCCCAGGGCCCAGGGCCAGAGATGGAATCTTGGTCTGAGGCCGGAGGGGATTAGGGGGTGGCAGAAAGATGACAAGAGCTATGTACAAAATGGATTGGAAGAGAGAATGGAGACCACAGGGACCAGTTAGGAAGATATTGCCATGATCTAGGTAAGTGGTAATGAGGGATGGTACTAAGACAAAGGGAAGAGAAACTCATGTTTGATATTTTGGATGTGGAACTGACGGGATCTGGTAACTAGTTCATTATGAGCTAAAAGAAAGCAAGATTCAAAgatgagccccaggccagtggcAGTGTGTCAAAAACACGAGCCCCTGGCCAAGAAAATctggaggggggggcggggaccCTTGTTCAGGGAGAGGTGTTTCTGTCCTGTCCTGATGTGGAAGTGGATTTCAAGGCGGGGTAGGAAAAAGATAGCCTGTCACTGACCTCCCCTAGAAGATTCTAGCCAGAATAAATTCTAGCCAGGAATAATCTCCTGGGTGATGGGGTATATTGATAAGGGAAGTCAGAAGTAGGTCTGGGTTGGGGCCAGGCAAGACTATTTGTGGCATCTTGTAAGTTGTAAAATGGTACTCCCTCAAgctttcacttgtaaaatggctTTATTTGCCACAAATACTATATGCTATAAAGTGAAATTTGCTGCCATCCAAAAAAATGgccatttataaatattaaaaaacatcCCTCCTTGTGCCCCGATTGTGTCGTGTTCTTGGTGTCTAGCTACATTATACCTATCTTTCATCCTAAATCTGTCTTGAACATATTGAACTTCAGGTCCTTACAGGACATTAAGttggagatgtccaataggccATTACAAATCTCAGTCTGGAACTTGGGAGATCAAAGCTGATTGCATATATCTCcacccccctcacacacacacacacacacacacacacacacacacacacacacacacacacacacacactttaaacaGCTCTACAAATAGTGGAAAAGATCATGAATTGAGGAATGAGAGTAGAACCAGATACCCCGAAAGGCTGGAAATAGTGGGTAATTCTGAAAAACCCTATGGAATCACCTTTCTTCCTCTCAGCAGTAGAGGTGGAAGACTAGGGGTTAGGAATGAAACATACAA
It encodes the following:
- the AQP6 gene encoding aquaporin-6, translating into MLVGRLWAAISRALFAEFLATGLYVFFGVGSALRWPSAMPSVLQVAITFNLATAMAIQVTWKVSGAHVNPAVTLAFLVGSNISLPRAMAYVVAQLAGAIAGAALLYGVTPGDIRGSLGVNVVRGSVSSGQAVAVELVLTLQLVLCVLASTDSRQTPGSPAAIIGISVALGHLIGIYFTGCSMNPARSFGPAVIVGKFSVHWIFWVGPLTGAVLASLIYNFILFPDTKTLAQRLAILTGTTTEPEEMVPRKNDPEPISGGVEIPNLV